One Pseudomonas brassicacearum genomic region harbors:
- a CDS encoding putative bifunctional diguanylate cyclase/phosphodiesterase, whose product MNPMSVPANRRILVVDDTPAIHQDFRKILSPGTNGNDSLDDTESLLFGTSHVSQLQFQIDSAYQGEEALELVKRAQAEGQPYALVFADMRMPPGWDGLQTIERLWEADPRLQIALCTAFSDYSWETMSERIEFDDQLLILKKPFDTLEIRQMASAMTWKWQLAQDAARKMRSLERTIEERVQELLKVSHLLQYDVLTELPNSMLLGDRLTQAMAQCRRHDRQLAVMFIGLDRFKRINNALGHPVGDEMLKRVARALATVVRESDSVFRYGSDEFVVLVGDVGDPQQTKGVAEKLLNAISTPQPIDGHDLTVTASLGISLYPADGFDAVALIKKAETAMRNVKETGPNDYRFFTEDMNRRARQQQTIESGLRLALQRKEFVLHYQPKLDLTNGKVVGVEALVRWNRPDQGMVFPSDFIPVAEDSGLIVPLSQWVLQEACQQACRWQAQGMRPLSLSVNISAIDFRQRGFVEGIARTLKETGFAPTQLELEITESVLMQNIDTTVATLKAIKQLGVRLAIDDFGTGYSSLSYLQKFPVDVLKIDQSFVGDLSIDSNDAKLVSTIISLGKSLNLHIIAEGVETREQLEFLKLHQCEEAQGYYFSKAVEPQAFVEWMTEWETRQNPFS is encoded by the coding sequence ATGAACCCCATGTCAGTACCTGCCAATCGGCGGATCCTGGTGGTGGACGATACACCGGCAATTCACCAGGATTTTCGCAAGATCCTCAGCCCCGGCACCAATGGCAATGATTCACTGGACGACACGGAGAGCCTGCTGTTCGGCACGTCCCATGTCAGCCAGCTGCAATTTCAGATCGACTCGGCCTATCAGGGCGAAGAGGCCCTGGAACTGGTCAAGCGCGCCCAGGCCGAAGGCCAGCCTTATGCCCTGGTGTTCGCCGACATGCGTATGCCACCGGGCTGGGACGGGCTGCAAACCATCGAGCGGTTGTGGGAAGCCGACCCGCGCCTGCAAATCGCCCTGTGCACGGCGTTCTCGGATTACTCCTGGGAAACCATGTCCGAACGGATCGAGTTCGACGATCAGTTACTGATCCTCAAGAAACCGTTCGACACCCTGGAAATCCGCCAGATGGCCAGCGCCATGACCTGGAAGTGGCAACTGGCCCAGGATGCCGCGCGCAAAATGCGCAGCCTGGAGCGCACGATAGAGGAGCGGGTCCAGGAACTGCTCAAAGTCTCCCACCTGCTGCAATACGATGTGCTCACCGAACTGCCCAACAGCATGCTGCTGGGCGATCGCCTGACCCAGGCCATGGCCCAGTGCCGTCGACACGACCGGCAACTGGCGGTGATGTTTATCGGCCTGGACCGCTTCAAGCGCATCAATAACGCGCTGGGGCATCCGGTGGGCGATGAAATGCTCAAGCGGGTGGCCCGGGCGCTGGCAACCGTGGTGCGTGAATCCGATTCGGTGTTTCGCTACGGTTCCGATGAGTTCGTGGTACTGGTGGGGGACGTCGGCGACCCGCAGCAGACCAAAGGCGTGGCCGAAAAACTGCTGAACGCCATCAGCACCCCCCAACCCATCGACGGCCACGACCTGACCGTCACCGCGAGCCTGGGCATCAGCCTGTACCCGGCCGACGGTTTCGATGCGGTGGCGCTGATCAAGAAAGCCGAGACGGCGATGCGCAACGTCAAGGAAACCGGCCCCAACGATTACCGTTTTTTCACCGAAGACATGAACCGCCGGGCGCGGCAGCAGCAGACCATCGAATCCGGCCTGCGCCTGGCGCTGCAACGTAAGGAATTCGTGTTGCATTACCAACCCAAGCTCGACCTGACCAACGGCAAGGTGGTCGGCGTCGAAGCGCTGGTGCGCTGGAACCGACCGGATCAAGGCATGGTATTCCCATCGGACTTCATCCCGGTGGCCGAGGACAGCGGGCTGATCGTGCCGCTGAGCCAATGGGTGCTCCAGGAAGCCTGCCAGCAGGCCTGCCGCTGGCAAGCCCAGGGCATGCGCCCGCTCTCTCTATCGGTCAACATCTCGGCCATCGACTTTCGCCAGCGCGGCTTCGTCGAAGGTATCGCCCGCACGCTCAAGGAAACCGGATTCGCCCCGACACAGTTAGAACTGGAGATCACCGAAAGCGTGCTGATGCAGAACATCGACACCACCGTCGCCACCCTCAAGGCTATCAAGCAACTGGGGGTACGACTGGCCATCGACGATTTCGGCACCGGTTACTCGAGCCTGAGCTACCTGCAGAAGTTCCCAGTGGACGTGTTGAAGATCGACCAGTCGTTCGTTGGCGACCTGAGCATCGACAGCAACGACGCCAAACTGGTGAGCACCATCATCAGCCTGGGCAAGAGCCTGAACCTGCACATCATTGCCGAGGGCGTGGAAACCCGTGAGCAACTGGAGTTTCTCAAGCTTCACCAGTGCGAGGAGGCCCAAGGGTATTACTTCAGCAAGGCAGTGGAACCACAGGCCTTCGTTGAATGGATGACTGAATGGGAAACCCGCCAGAACCCGTTTTCGTGA
- the metR gene encoding transcriptional regulator MetR, with translation MLEIRHLKTLHALREADSLVEAAERLHLTQSALSHQFKELEERLGMQLFVRKTKPVRFTSAGLRLLQLADATLPLLRGAERDIARLAGGTAGRLHMAIECHSCFQWLMPTIDQFRDAWPEVELDLASGFAFAPLPALARGDLDLVVTSDPLELAGITYVPLFTYEAMLAVANQHRLAGKPYIVPDDLVSEILITYPVERDRLDIFTRFLEPADIEPAQVRTSELTVMMMQLVASGRGVCGMPHWALHEYSSRGYVKAKRLGEKGLFATLYAAVRTDMLDAPYMRDFLLTAKDTSFSTLDGVSAVR, from the coding sequence GTGCTTGAAATCCGTCACCTCAAGACCCTGCACGCACTGCGCGAGGCCGACAGCCTGGTCGAAGCCGCCGAACGCCTGCACCTGACCCAGTCCGCCCTCTCCCATCAGTTCAAGGAACTGGAGGAGCGCCTGGGGATGCAGTTGTTCGTGCGCAAGACCAAACCGGTGCGCTTCACCAGCGCCGGCCTGCGTTTGCTGCAATTGGCCGACGCCACCCTGCCCCTGTTGCGCGGCGCCGAACGGGACATCGCTCGCTTGGCTGGCGGCACCGCCGGGCGTTTGCACATGGCGATCGAATGCCACAGTTGCTTTCAGTGGTTGATGCCGACCATCGACCAGTTCCGTGACGCCTGGCCGGAAGTCGAACTGGACCTGGCCTCGGGCTTCGCCTTCGCCCCGCTGCCGGCCCTGGCCCGGGGCGACCTGGACCTGGTGGTGACCTCCGACCCGCTGGAACTGGCCGGCATCACTTACGTGCCGCTGTTCACCTACGAAGCGATGCTCGCCGTGGCCAACCAGCATCGACTGGCGGGCAAACCCTACATCGTGCCCGACGACCTGGTCAGCGAAATCCTGATCACCTATCCGGTGGAGCGGGACCGGCTGGACATCTTCACCCGGTTCCTGGAGCCGGCCGACATCGAACCGGCCCAGGTGCGCACTTCTGAACTGACGGTGATGATGATGCAACTGGTAGCCAGCGGCCGAGGTGTGTGCGGCATGCCGCACTGGGCGCTGCATGAATACAGCTCGCGGGGTTATGTGAAAGCCAAGCGGCTGGGGGAGAAAGGCCTGTTTGCCACGCTGTACGCGGCGGTGCGCACCGACATGCTCGACGCGCCGTACATGCGCGACTTTTTGCTGACGGCCAAGGACACTTCGTTCTCCACATTGGATGGGGTCAGTGCGGTTCGGTGA
- a CDS encoding LysE family translocator, translated as MIPLPDLLIFAAAALLMVLTPGPNMIYLISRSICQGRKAGVTSLLGVVAGFFVHMFAAAAGLTAVFLAVPLAYEVLKWAGALYLLWLAWQAVKPGARSPFEAQQLPADSTRKLITMGFLTSALNPKIAVFYLSVFPQFISPEHGSLFTQSIILGLTQISVSFSVNLLIALFAAGIASWFVHNPTWLAAQRYFMGFVLGALALRLMLEQRRSA; from the coding sequence ATGATTCCATTGCCGGACCTGCTGATTTTCGCCGCCGCCGCGTTGTTGATGGTGCTCACGCCCGGCCCGAACATGATCTACCTGATCTCCCGCTCGATCTGCCAGGGTCGCAAGGCCGGTGTCACGTCCTTGTTGGGGGTGGTGGCGGGATTTTTCGTGCACATGTTCGCGGCGGCAGCGGGGCTGACGGCGGTGTTCCTGGCGGTGCCGCTGGCCTATGAAGTGTTGAAATGGGCCGGTGCGCTGTACTTGCTCTGGTTGGCCTGGCAGGCCGTGAAGCCGGGGGCGCGCTCGCCCTTCGAAGCCCAGCAGCTGCCAGCGGACTCGACGCGCAAGTTGATCACCATGGGTTTTCTCACCAGTGCCCTGAACCCGAAGATCGCGGTGTTTTATCTCTCGGTGTTCCCGCAGTTCATTAGCCCGGAACACGGTTCGCTGTTCACCCAGAGCATCATCCTGGGGCTGACCCAGATCAGCGTCAGCTTCAGCGTCAACCTGCTGATTGCCCTGTTCGCCGCGGGCATTGCCTCGTGGTTCGTCCACAATCCCACCTGGCTGGCGGCCCAGCGCTACTTCATGGGGTTTGTGCTGGGAGCGTTGGCGCTGCGCCTGATGCTTGAGCAACGGCGTTCGGCGTGA
- a CDS encoding HD domain-containing phosphohydrolase, whose protein sequence is MEDQSPDVPVRKPTVLLVDDEESILSSLRRLLRSQPYEILLADSGAKALEILKERPVDLVMTDARMPNMDGATLLAQIRKLYPSTLRILLTGYADVDMMTKAINEGQLYRYLSKPWNDEELVQALRQALAHQHSESERQRLEALNSEQNQQLKTLNATLEKRVASRTSELQQTADMLDLAYDELKRSYVTSTEVFSLIANLRLPKAKQTNRQIIELIRVYSRLHFLDESTDRDLTMAAALYNIGKLSWTDNMMTTPADLLHHSELELYRAYPKQSESLLMTLDPMKDAARIIRHHQERWDGSGFPEHLKGEAIPFGSRLLKLAVDFIELQRGLILERQMNSDEALVYIRKYAGKLYDPDMIEDFIKACGEYLEDVTLSDPTVEVKTTRELASGMILARNLNADNGMLLLNAGKILSGPLVEKLIAFEAMEGARYSVFVKIPEEVADPSAPKPMLG, encoded by the coding sequence ATGGAAGATCAATCGCCGGACGTTCCGGTCAGAAAACCTACGGTGCTACTGGTCGATGACGAAGAGTCGATTCTCAGCAGCCTGCGTCGGTTACTGCGCAGTCAGCCGTATGAGATTCTATTGGCTGACAGCGGTGCCAAAGCCCTGGAAATCCTCAAGGAGCGGCCGGTCGACCTGGTCATGACCGATGCCCGCATGCCGAATATGGATGGCGCCACGCTGCTGGCGCAGATTCGCAAGCTCTATCCGTCGACCTTGCGCATCCTGCTCACCGGTTATGCCGATGTCGACATGATGACCAAGGCCATCAACGAGGGGCAGCTCTATCGCTACCTCAGCAAGCCCTGGAATGACGAGGAATTGGTGCAGGCGCTGCGTCAGGCCCTGGCTCACCAGCATTCCGAAAGCGAGCGCCAGCGCCTCGAAGCGCTGAATAGCGAGCAGAACCAGCAACTCAAGACGCTGAACGCCACCCTGGAAAAACGCGTGGCCTCGCGCACCTCTGAGTTGCAACAGACCGCCGACATGCTCGACCTGGCCTATGACGAGCTCAAGCGCAGTTATGTAACCAGCACCGAAGTGTTTTCCTTGATCGCCAACCTGCGCCTGCCCAAGGCCAAGCAGACCAACCGGCAGATCATCGAGCTGATCAGGGTCTACAGCCGGCTGCATTTCCTGGACGAGTCCACCGACCGCGACCTGACCATGGCCGCGGCGCTCTACAACATCGGCAAGCTGAGCTGGACCGATAACATGATGACCACGCCCGCTGACCTGCTGCATCACAGCGAGCTTGAACTGTACCGGGCTTATCCGAAGCAGAGCGAATCGCTGCTGATGACCCTGGACCCGATGAAGGACGCGGCACGGATCATCCGCCATCACCAGGAGCGCTGGGACGGCAGTGGTTTCCCTGAGCATCTCAAGGGCGAGGCCATTCCGTTCGGTTCGCGGCTGTTGAAACTGGCGGTGGACTTCATCGAGCTGCAGCGCGGGTTGATCCTCGAGCGGCAGATGAACAGCGACGAAGCGCTGGTCTACATCCGCAAATACGCCGGCAAGCTGTACGACCCGGACATGATCGAGGACTTCATCAAGGCCTGTGGGGAATACCTGGAGGACGTGACCCTGTCCGACCCGACGGTGGAGGTCAAGACCACCCGCGAACTGGCCTCCGGCATGATCCTGGCCCGCAACCTCAACGCCGACAACGGCATGCTGCTGCTCAACGCCGGCAAGATCCTGAGCGGCCCGCTGGTGGAAAAACTCATCGCCTTCGAAGCGATGGAAGGGGCCCGCTACAGCGTGTTCGTCAAGATTCCCGAGGAGGTAGCAGACCCTTCGGCACCGAAGCCGATGTTGGGGTAA
- a CDS encoding putative quinol monooxygenase: protein MSTQIPVSHMAFVRARAGCSKQLGARLSTLIAPSRQAPGCLHFALQHSQCDADLWLVSGLWVNQAAMDAYFNSPAMAIFTELVQELVVSSLDFHTFRDVSAAQATEACLAKVHKLAG, encoded by the coding sequence ATGTCTACACAGATCCCCGTCAGTCACATGGCTTTTGTCCGTGCTCGTGCCGGTTGCTCGAAGCAATTGGGTGCTCGCCTGAGTACGCTGATTGCGCCTTCGCGCCAGGCCCCCGGTTGCCTGCACTTTGCCTTGCAGCATTCCCAGTGCGACGCCGATTTGTGGCTGGTGTCCGGGCTTTGGGTGAATCAGGCGGCAATGGATGCCTACTTCAATTCCCCGGCCATGGCGATTTTCACCGAGCTGGTGCAGGAGCTGGTGGTGAGCAGCCTGGACTTCCACACGTTCAGGGACGTATCCGCCGCCCAAGCGACCGAAGCGTGCCTGGCGAAGGTACACAAACTGGCCGGTTGA
- a CDS encoding NUDIX hydrolase codes for MTTSLIRIAAALLIGPDGRTLLVRKRGTLAFMQPGGKIEAHEQPVQALARELDEELGLTIDPAQARYLGAFSAPAANEPGFVVQAEVFLLTIDAPVSPAAEIEEVRWIDPASDGDLSLAPLTGEVILPFYRATCLVTC; via the coding sequence ATGACCACTTCCCTCATCCGTATCGCCGCCGCCCTGTTGATCGGGCCGGACGGTCGAACCCTGCTGGTGCGCAAGCGCGGCACCCTGGCTTTCATGCAGCCGGGCGGCAAGATCGAGGCCCATGAACAGCCGGTCCAAGCCCTTGCCCGGGAATTGGATGAAGAACTTGGGCTGACCATCGACCCGGCACAGGCCCGTTACCTGGGCGCGTTCAGTGCGCCGGCCGCCAACGAACCGGGTTTTGTCGTGCAGGCCGAAGTGTTTTTGCTGACCATCGACGCCCCGGTGTCTCCCGCCGCTGAAATTGAGGAAGTTCGCTGGATCGACCCGGCCAGTGACGGCGATCTGTCGCTGGCGCCGTTGACAGGCGAGGTGATCCTGCCGTTTTATCGAGCGACCTGTCTTGTGACCTGCTGA
- a CDS encoding AraC family transcriptional regulator: MSPLDQAQVPLDTFLEQQRAELASIIDRNTSEDGSYATAIGSLHLSRHSKPQAFAPVLAQPALCIMAQGSKQVRLADELFDYDPLHYLVVSVSMPLSGCMADATPEQPILALRLDIDPAEITALIADAGPLGVPTRPAGRGLYVERLDTPMLDAVLRLARLLDSPKDIAMLAPLVRREILYRLLRSPQGYRLYEIAIANSQSHRISQAIKWLNGHFEQPLRIDDLAREVNLSVSTLHHRFKAMTAMSPLQYQKQLRLQEARRLMLAEGLEASAAGYRVGYESPSQFSREYSRLFGAPPLRDLARLRLTV, translated from the coding sequence ATGTCGCCTCTCGACCAAGCCCAGGTCCCGCTGGACACCTTTCTGGAACAACAGCGCGCTGAACTGGCGTCGATCATCGACCGCAACACCAGCGAAGACGGCAGCTACGCCACGGCCATCGGCTCGCTGCACCTGTCGCGGCACAGCAAGCCCCAGGCGTTCGCCCCGGTGCTGGCGCAACCGGCACTGTGCATCATGGCCCAGGGCAGCAAACAGGTGCGCCTGGCCGACGAATTGTTCGACTACGATCCGCTGCATTACCTGGTGGTCTCGGTGTCGATGCCGTTGAGCGGCTGCATGGCCGACGCTACACCCGAACAGCCGATCCTGGCCCTGCGCCTGGACATCGACCCGGCGGAAATCACCGCGTTGATCGCCGATGCCGGCCCGCTGGGTGTGCCGACCCGCCCCGCCGGACGTGGACTGTATGTCGAACGCCTGGACACGCCGATGCTCGACGCCGTGCTGCGCCTGGCGCGGTTGCTGGACAGCCCGAAAGACATCGCCATGCTCGCGCCGTTGGTACGCCGGGAAATTCTGTATCGCCTGCTGCGCAGCCCACAGGGCTATCGACTGTACGAAATCGCCATCGCCAACAGTCAGAGCCATCGCATCAGCCAGGCGATCAAATGGCTCAATGGCCATTTCGAACAGCCGTTGCGCATCGATGACCTGGCCCGGGAGGTGAATCTCAGCGTCTCGACCCTGCATCATCGCTTCAAGGCCATGACAGCCATGAGCCCGCTGCAATACCAGAAGCAACTGCGCCTGCAGGAAGCCCGGCGGCTGATGCTGGCCGAAGGACTGGAAGCCTCGGCAGCGGGGTATCGGGTGGGTTATGAAAGCCCGTCGCAGTTCAGCCGCGAGTACAGTCGGTTGTTTGGCGCGCCGCCGTTGCGGGACCTGGCGCGTTTGCGGTTGACGGTTTGA
- a CDS encoding alpha/beta fold hydrolase, which translates to MRVFIFLAALFCGLPSLAASRCDVNVATQRVDLDQVSLAYQSIGRASDPALLLVMGLGGQLIHWPDEVVVALCEQGFRVIRYDNRDVGLSTWRQAPGSANLTFEALRYKLGLPVAAPYTLTDMADDGLGLMDALHVQSFHVLGASMGGMIAQHMAAMAPQRVESLTLIMTSSSAQGLPAPSERLVQLLSRRGAPNREMALEQQADLLAALGSPMVVDDRQALLHQAALAYDRAFNPEGVKRQIMAIMAEPSRVALLNQLRVPTLVVHGTADPLLPVMHGVHLAAHIQGSQLKLIPGLAHRFQDAFKAPLLGAVLPYLQQHREDTSHWAQIEPVPAPNLL; encoded by the coding sequence ATGCGTGTATTCATTTTCCTGGCCGCGTTGTTTTGCGGCTTGCCGTCGTTGGCGGCCTCTCGTTGTGATGTCAACGTTGCGACCCAACGGGTCGATCTGGATCAGGTGAGCCTGGCGTACCAGAGCATTGGTCGTGCCTCGGATCCGGCGTTGCTGTTGGTGATGGGGCTGGGCGGACAATTGATCCATTGGCCGGACGAAGTGGTGGTCGCCCTGTGCGAGCAGGGTTTCCGGGTGATTCGCTACGACAACCGCGACGTGGGGTTGTCCACCTGGCGGCAGGCCCCCGGCAGCGCCAACCTGACCTTTGAAGCCTTGCGCTACAAACTCGGCTTGCCCGTCGCCGCGCCATATACCCTGACCGACATGGCCGACGACGGGCTGGGGTTGATGGATGCGCTGCACGTGCAGAGCTTTCACGTACTGGGGGCGAGCATGGGCGGGATGATTGCCCAGCACATGGCGGCCATGGCGCCGCAGCGGGTCGAAAGCCTGACCCTGATCATGACCAGTTCCAGCGCCCAGGGTCTGCCCGCACCCAGCGAACGGCTGGTGCAACTGTTGTCCCGGCGCGGTGCGCCGAATCGCGAAATGGCCCTGGAACAGCAGGCCGATCTGCTGGCCGCCCTGGGCAGCCCGATGGTGGTCGATGACCGCCAGGCGTTGCTGCATCAGGCCGCCCTGGCCTATGACCGGGCCTTCAACCCCGAGGGCGTGAAGCGCCAGATCATGGCGATCATGGCCGAGCCAAGCCGGGTGGCGCTGCTCAACCAGCTGCGGGTGCCGACCCTGGTCGTCCACGGCACCGCTGACCCGTTGCTGCCGGTGATGCACGGCGTGCACCTGGCAGCGCATATCCAGGGCAGCCAGTTGAAACTGATCCCCGGTCTGGCCCATCGCTTTCAGGATGCGTTCAAGGCGCCGTTACTGGGGGCGGTGTTGCCTTATTTGCAGCAGCATCGCGAAGACACCTCGCACTGGGCGCAGATCGAGCCGGTGCCGGCGCCGAATCTGCTCTAA
- a CDS encoding GNAT family N-acetyltransferase, producing MSIRRLRAGDVEAYRHLMLQAYALHPQAFTSSVSERATLPINWWETRLTSRLDVLLGAFVEDELVGIVGLSLEPREKARHKVTLFGMYVSDAHCHRGLGYQLVQAALDEARRHSFLRLVQLTVTAGNAPALKLYQRCGFVQYGLEPQAIRVGEDYLDKIHMWREL from the coding sequence GTGAGCATTCGACGGCTGAGGGCGGGCGATGTCGAGGCGTATCGCCACTTGATGCTCCAGGCGTACGCGCTTCATCCTCAGGCTTTCACCTCCAGCGTCAGTGAGCGGGCGACGCTGCCCATCAATTGGTGGGAGACACGCCTGACCAGCCGGCTCGATGTATTGCTGGGGGCGTTTGTGGAGGATGAGCTGGTGGGTATTGTCGGGCTGTCCCTGGAACCCCGGGAAAAGGCCCGGCACAAGGTGACGCTGTTCGGCATGTATGTCAGCGATGCCCATTGCCATCGGGGGCTCGGTTACCAATTGGTGCAAGCGGCCCTCGACGAAGCCCGCCGCCACAGTTTTTTGCGCCTGGTGCAACTGACCGTCACGGCCGGTAACGCCCCGGCCCTGAAGCTTTACCAGCGTTGCGGCTTTGTGCAATACGGCCTCGAGCCGCAGGCGATACGGGTGGGCGAGGACTACCTCGACAAAATCCACATGTGGCGTGAGCTCTAG
- a CDS encoding EAL domain-containing protein translates to MSLPTEKGNRRILIVDDTPTIHEDFRKILSPQATPEDSLSSAEEALFGAPVAVAQQRFELDSAFQGMEALNKVESALAEGQPFAMAFIDMRMPPGWDGLETIERLWRVDPKLQVALCTAYSDYSWEDISERLDLGDRLLILKKPFDAIEIRQMASALTVKWQMTEDAALKMDMLERAVEERTRELADANIIVQNSPTILYRLRGEPPFPLMYISHNITKFGHVAAQLINSPDWAQVLIHPDDRSKVDAAMVRVLDRDTAGASIEFRMRTGDGTFRWVENRYIPVRNEQGLLLEVEGVILDITERKLAEEKIALLARTDGLTGLANRATMIERLHQAFAAARRGAAPFAMFYLDLDHFKRINDTLGHPIGDLLLQEVAARIKACTRENDVVARLGGDEFAILQLDVHEVTHCAALAGKIRDALVAPYALDGNDVRISVSIGIALYTPQSLSADSLMAQSDMALYRSKEKGRNQYHFHNEEINQEVTDRVALANDLRLAIEHNELQLHYLPEVDLRTGKILGMGVQVRWKHPHRGWLEPAAFMPAAEKTGIIISLGHWVLDQACQQMRQWRDQGMAPPVIAIDLSLTQLKTGPELIYDVLRTTARWELAPWDLRFDVTEATLAQTKWTHNDVLPRLCELGVQIAIDDFGTEYSSFDYLKTYRVNHLKLAQRFLDSANDDPENATTLRAIINFARDVGIGIIAEGVETQEQRSTLMSSGGAMQAQGHYFSTVVDSGQAAELLKAGTIVPITDHWTRPPSELSESTP, encoded by the coding sequence ATGAGCCTGCCGACGGAGAAAGGCAATCGGCGGATCCTGATCGTCGACGACACCCCGACCATCCATGAGGATTTTCGCAAGATCCTCAGCCCCCAGGCGACCCCCGAAGACAGCCTGAGCAGCGCCGAAGAGGCCCTGTTCGGCGCGCCGGTGGCGGTCGCCCAGCAGCGTTTCGAGCTCGACTCGGCCTTCCAGGGCATGGAAGCCCTGAACAAGGTGGAATCGGCGCTGGCCGAGGGGCAGCCTTTTGCCATGGCCTTCATCGACATGCGCATGCCCCCGGGCTGGGACGGCCTGGAAACCATCGAGCGGCTGTGGCGGGTCGACCCCAAGCTGCAGGTGGCCCTGTGCACCGCTTACTCGGACTATTCCTGGGAAGACATCTCCGAGCGCCTGGACCTGGGCGACCGGCTGCTCATCCTGAAAAAACCCTTCGACGCCATTGAGATCCGCCAGATGGCCAGCGCCTTGACCGTCAAATGGCAAATGACCGAAGACGCGGCACTGAAAATGGACATGCTCGAACGGGCGGTGGAAGAACGCACCCGGGAGCTGGCCGACGCCAACATCATTGTGCAGAACAGCCCGACCATCCTCTATCGCCTGCGCGGCGAGCCGCCGTTCCCGCTGATGTACATCTCCCACAACATCACCAAGTTCGGCCATGTCGCGGCGCAACTGATCAACTCGCCCGACTGGGCGCAAGTCCTGATCCACCCCGACGACCGGAGCAAAGTCGACGCCGCCATGGTGCGCGTCCTTGACCGCGACACGGCGGGCGCTTCGATCGAGTTCCGCATGCGCACTGGCGACGGTACGTTTCGTTGGGTGGAAAATCGCTACATTCCGGTGCGCAACGAGCAAGGCCTGCTGCTGGAAGTGGAAGGCGTCATCCTCGACATCACCGAACGCAAGCTGGCCGAGGAGAAAATCGCCCTGCTGGCGCGCACCGACGGCCTGACCGGGCTGGCCAACCGCGCCACCATGATCGAACGCCTGCACCAAGCCTTCGCCGCGGCTCGCCGGGGGGCGGCGCCGTTTGCGATGTTTTACCTGGACCTGGACCACTTCAAGCGGATCAACGACACCCTGGGCCATCCCATCGGCGACCTGTTGTTGCAGGAAGTCGCCGCGCGCATCAAGGCCTGTACCCGAGAAAACGACGTGGTGGCGCGCCTGGGCGGCGATGAATTTGCCATCTTGCAACTGGATGTCCACGAAGTGACCCATTGCGCCGCCCTGGCGGGCAAGATCCGCGATGCGCTGGTGGCGCCCTATGCCCTGGACGGCAACGACGTACGCATCTCCGTGAGCATCGGCATCGCCCTGTACACCCCGCAAAGCCTCAGCGCAGATAGCCTGATGGCGCAATCCGACATGGCGCTGTACCGCTCCAAGGAAAAGGGCCGCAACCAGTACCATTTCCATAACGAGGAAATTAACCAGGAGGTGACCGACCGGGTCGCCCTGGCCAACGACCTGCGCCTGGCCATCGAACATAACGAATTGCAATTGCACTACCTGCCGGAGGTCGACCTGCGCACCGGCAAAATCCTCGGCATGGGCGTGCAGGTGCGCTGGAAACACCCCCATCGTGGCTGGTTGGAACCGGCGGCCTTCATGCCGGCGGCCGAGAAGACCGGAATCATCATTAGCCTGGGTCATTGGGTGCTGGACCAGGCCTGCCAACAAATGCGCCAATGGCGCGACCAAGGCATGGCGCCCCCGGTGATCGCCATCGACCTGTCCCTGACCCAGCTCAAGACCGGCCCGGAACTGATCTACGACGTGCTGCGCACCACCGCGCGCTGGGAACTGGCACCCTGGGACCTGCGTTTCGACGTCACCGAAGCCACCCTGGCCCAGACCAAGTGGACCCACAACGACGTGCTGCCGCGCCTCTGCGAATTGGGCGTGCAGATTGCAATCGATGATTTCGGCACCGAGTACTCCTCGTTCGATTACCTCAAGACCTACCGGGTCAATCACCTCAAGCTCGCCCAGCGGTTTCTCGACAGCGCCAACGACGACCCCGAGAACGCCACGACCCTGCGGGCCATCATCAACTTCGCCCGGGATGTCGGCATCGGCATCATTGCCGAAGGTGTCGAAACCCAGGAGCAGCGCTCTACGCTGATGTCCAGCGGCGGGGCGATGCAGGCCCAGGGACATTACTTCAGTACCGTGGTCGACAGCGGCCAGGCCGCCGAACTGCTCAAGGCCGGCACCATCGTTCCCATCACCGACCACTGGACCCGGCCGCCGAGCGAGCTATCGGAGAGCACCCCATGA